The proteins below come from a single Leptotrichia sp. oral taxon 223 genomic window:
- the cobK gene encoding precorrin-6A reductase, with protein MKIWIIGGTKDSRNILDKILKIGGNKIIVSTATEYGGKLLGNVAKNENVHVISERLSILQIEEMILEENIDLIIDASHPYAKNISNTVISLVSYLNEKIIQEKELKYIRFERKMVDYGNKNIFKFQNLQEIIKFLRQFENKNVLSTLGSNTLAEIKEISEKNNLFVRILPTVSSIQSAEELGYLPKNIIAMQGPFSKNMNVVMLQDLKIDYLITKESGETGGELQKIEACQECGVTILAIKRPVLDYGTVFNTIEELMGYLIKL; from the coding sequence ATGAAAATCTGGATAATTGGCGGAACGAAAGATTCAAGGAATATTTTAGATAAAATTTTAAAAATTGGGGGAAATAAAATTATTGTTAGCACGGCTACTGAGTATGGCGGGAAATTACTTGGGAATGTAGCTAAGAATGAGAATGTGCATGTGATTTCAGAAAGATTGAGTATTTTGCAAATTGAAGAGATGATTTTAGAAGAAAATATTGATTTGATTATTGATGCGAGTCATCCGTATGCGAAGAATATCAGTAATACTGTTATTTCGCTGGTAAGTTACTTGAATGAGAAAATTATTCAGGAGAAAGAATTAAAATATATAAGATTTGAGAGAAAAATGGTTGATTACGGAAATAAAAATATATTTAAGTTTCAGAATTTGCAGGAAATAATCAAGTTTTTACGGCAATTTGAAAATAAAAATGTACTTAGTACGCTGGGTTCAAATACTTTGGCTGAAATAAAGGAAATCAGTGAAAAAAACAATTTGTTTGTGAGAATTTTGCCAACAGTTTCTTCGATACAAAGTGCAGAAGAGTTGGGATATTTGCCTAAAAATATAATTGCTATGCAAGGGCCATTTTCAAAAAATATGAATGTTGTGATGTTGCAGGATTTGAAAATTGATTATTTGATTACAAAGGAAAGTGGTGAAACTGGAGGGGAATTGCAAAAGATAGAGGCTTGTCAGGAATGTGGCGTTACAATTTTGGCAATTAAGCGTCCTGTTTTGGATTATGGTACAGTTTTTAACACGATTGAAGAATTAATGGGATACCTGATTAAACTTTAA
- a CDS encoding histidine phosphatase family protein has protein sequence MKEKLKLYIVRHGQTEWNVQEKFQGQLNSPLTEEGKVKIRKTATELADIEFEAVYTSKLGRTVGTAEIILESNNNEKRKNDNEKLKLQKLSELNEIYFGEWQGMTFAEIFVKFPEEAHNYFYDVKNYCAGNVKGEELQDGLKRFLRGLNKIVEENNSGNVLVVTHGTVLELFFNYIENKEANDLDERKLIGNGEYKVFTYENGKYFINSK, from the coding sequence ATGAAAGAGAAATTGAAATTGTATATTGTTAGGCATGGGCAGACTGAGTGGAATGTGCAAGAAAAGTTTCAAGGGCAATTAAACTCGCCGCTTACAGAGGAAGGAAAAGTTAAAATCAGGAAAACGGCAACTGAGCTTGCAGATATTGAATTTGAGGCTGTTTATACAAGTAAGTTGGGAAGAACAGTTGGAACAGCTGAAATTATTTTGGAAAGTAATAATAATGAGAAAAGAAAAAATGATAATGAAAAATTGAAATTGCAGAAACTGAGTGAATTAAATGAGATTTATTTTGGGGAATGGCAAGGAATGACATTTGCAGAAATTTTTGTAAAATTTCCAGAAGAAGCTCATAATTATTTTTATGATGTAAAAAATTATTGTGCAGGGAATGTGAAGGGGGAAGAATTGCAAGATGGGCTGAAGCGATTTTTACGGGGACTGAATAAAATTGTGGAAGAAAATAATAGTGGAAATGTGTTAGTAGTTACGCATGGTACTGTCTTAGAGCTATTTTTTAATTATATTGAAAATAAGGAGGCTAACGATCTGGATGAAAGAAAATTAATTGGAAACGGGGAATATAAAGTATTTACGTATGAAAATGGGAAATATTTCATAAATAGTAAGTGA
- a CDS encoding TMEM43 family protein has translation MGKKRIFFGILMIVFFFVLLPGLFNESKNDGGLKGAIYLEEPKIKPENEGKVVIISGKADIVENAYDNEMGLHFKYPVVFRRKEIRKEKRVDDKVEIKWELAPEGYTKFFGIIKLGDFKISNEFLKRLSNSGKNLDKKDFNPNELKNLPSGFHVDTPIFEFYITNGNSIGDIRMRYSSVHDGPLIMTLAGIQKNGVLEYSDKISYSFFEKKVTYKEMVKKGESSTFLTFGFMLLIALIGLALLISGIRDSKK, from the coding sequence ATGGGTAAAAAAAGAATCTTTTTTGGAATTTTGATGATTGTGTTCTTTTTTGTATTATTACCTGGTTTATTTAACGAGAGTAAGAATGACGGCGGCTTAAAAGGGGCAATCTATCTGGAAGAGCCTAAAATAAAACCTGAAAATGAAGGAAAAGTTGTAATCATTTCAGGAAAAGCAGATATTGTAGAAAATGCATATGATAACGAAATGGGATTACATTTTAAATATCCTGTTGTTTTCAGAAGAAAAGAAATCCGTAAAGAAAAACGTGTAGACGACAAAGTGGAAATAAAATGGGAGTTGGCGCCAGAAGGCTATACTAAGTTTTTTGGAATTATAAAATTAGGTGATTTTAAAATCTCAAACGAATTTTTAAAACGTCTTTCCAATAGTGGAAAGAATCTAGATAAAAAAGATTTTAATCCAAATGAACTGAAAAATCTCCCTTCAGGATTTCATGTAGATACGCCAATATTTGAGTTCTACATAACAAATGGAAATAGTATAGGAGATATCCGTATGCGCTATTCGTCAGTTCATGATGGACCTCTTATTATGACATTGGCAGGAATTCAGAAAAATGGGGTTCTTGAATACAGCGACAAAATATCCTATTCTTTTTTTGAAAAAAAGGTTACATATAAAGAGATGGTAAAAAAAGGAGAATCATCTACTTTTCTTACTTTCGGCTTTATGTTGTTAATAGCATTGATAGGACTTGCATTGTTAATATCTGGAATACGTGATTCCAAAAAATAA
- a CDS encoding adenine phosphoribosyltransferase: MKIEEKEKIEKLVRSVEDFPEKGVIFRDITTALKDKEGLKIIIKDFTDRYKDKGIDYVVGADARGFIFGAAIAYNIGAGFVPARKPGKLPAEVESVEYSLEYGKNSIEIHKDAFGKGSTILIVDDLLATGGTAKAMVQLVEKLEAKVYELAFMIELSDLKGREFLEGYEVYSQLKY, encoded by the coding sequence ATGAAAATAGAAGAAAAAGAAAAAATAGAAAAATTAGTCCGTTCAGTAGAAGATTTTCCAGAAAAAGGAGTAATATTCAGAGATATTACAACAGCGTTAAAAGATAAGGAAGGACTAAAAATTATTATAAAAGATTTTACAGACAGGTATAAAGATAAAGGAATAGATTATGTAGTAGGGGCTGACGCAAGAGGTTTTATTTTTGGAGCCGCAATAGCCTACAATATTGGAGCAGGATTTGTTCCCGCAAGAAAACCTGGTAAATTGCCTGCAGAAGTAGAAAGTGTAGAATATTCATTAGAATATGGAAAAAATAGTATTGAAATTCACAAAGATGCCTTTGGAAAAGGTTCAACAATATTAATAGTGGATGATTTGCTAGCCACAGGAGGAACTGCCAAAGCAATGGTTCAATTAGTCGAAAAACTAGAAGCAAAAGTGTATGAATTAGCATTCATGATAGAATTATCCGATTTAAAAGGACGGGAATTTCTTGAAGGTTATGAAGTTTACTCACAATTAAAATATTAA
- a CDS encoding NUDIX domain-containing protein has translation MEEIRPRIRVAGILIEDDKILLIQHHKNNKKYWLIPGGGNDWGETSKEALVREYKEETNMDIEVDEFLFFSETIFPDKERHILNLFFRIHRNNKNNDIIKLGEEAVLADLRFVTKEELKTMTIYPDIKENLLRLMDGEKVETYLGSLWNE, from the coding sequence ATGGAAGAAATAAGACCACGAATACGTGTGGCAGGAATTCTCATAGAAGATGATAAAATTCTGTTAATTCAGCATCACAAAAATAATAAAAAATACTGGCTTATCCCTGGTGGCGGAAATGACTGGGGTGAAACTTCTAAAGAAGCCCTTGTACGGGAATATAAGGAAGAAACAAATATGGATATAGAAGTTGATGAATTTTTGTTTTTTTCAGAAACAATTTTTCCAGACAAGGAGCGGCATATTTTAAATTTATTTTTTAGAATACACCGTAACAATAAAAACAATGACATCATCAAATTAGGAGAAGAAGCAGTTCTCGCAGATTTAAGATTTGTAACAAAAGAAGAATTGAAAACAATGACAATTTACCCAGATATTAAAGAAAATTTATTGAGGCTAATGGATGGAGAAAAAGTTGAAACTTATTTGGGAAGTCTATGGAATGAATGA
- a CDS encoding hemolysin family protein, which translates to MEEKRILLNVILLLVLLFLTSFLSAAESALSSLKQIHLKSDSKEKEKTKESELLKFWLENPNELLTTLLFIKTISYSSMVFSGVYLIKKIYTENLYVAISFFVLIIFILLFSEMIPRLIARNNIYGVSKTLIIPLNTVRIVLKPLIKLFIHISRVIVGIFRIKVKDQMFEITEDEILTFLKAGTESGVFEEGEEEMITSIFEFSETTVKEILTPRRDVFALEAESKIDDVWNEILDQGFTRIPIYTETIDKIVGTVHMKDLLRYDKQTGENPPIKDFMKEAYFVPITKPLVELLEEFKLKQLHMAIVIDEYGGTQGIVTIEDLLEEIVGEIRDEFDQEEENIQQIREKIFDIKGDTPIEEVNDKLGIEIPLSEEYDTISGYIQDKLGKVADVFDQVKDNNFVLKVTDVDNKRVERVRAIIIEQQEEEKEK; encoded by the coding sequence TTGGAAGAGAAGAGGATTTTGTTAAATGTTATTCTATTATTGGTTTTATTGTTTCTTACATCGTTTCTATCCGCTGCTGAATCAGCATTGTCATCATTAAAGCAGATTCATTTGAAAAGTGACTCAAAGGAAAAGGAAAAAACTAAGGAAAGTGAGCTTTTAAAATTTTGGCTTGAAAATCCAAATGAATTACTTACGACACTGTTATTTATAAAGACAATTTCATATTCATCAATGGTTTTTTCAGGAGTTTATTTAATAAAAAAAATTTATACAGAAAATCTTTATGTTGCAATTTCATTTTTTGTGTTAATTATTTTTATTCTTTTATTTTCTGAAATGATTCCAAGACTAATAGCCAGAAATAATATTTATGGAGTTTCCAAAACTTTAATAATACCGCTAAACACAGTACGGATTGTATTAAAGCCGCTGATTAAGTTATTTATACATATTTCAAGAGTTATTGTCGGAATATTCAGGATAAAAGTAAAAGATCAGATGTTTGAAATAACAGAAGATGAAATTTTGACATTTTTAAAGGCTGGAACAGAAAGCGGCGTGTTTGAAGAAGGCGAAGAGGAAATGATTACCAGCATTTTTGAATTTTCAGAAACGACAGTCAAGGAGATACTTACACCTCGAAGAGATGTATTTGCATTGGAAGCAGAAAGCAAAATTGACGATGTGTGGAATGAGATTTTGGATCAAGGATTCACACGTATCCCGATTTATACTGAAACAATTGACAAAATTGTAGGAACAGTACATATGAAGGACTTACTCCGTTACGATAAGCAGACTGGGGAAAATCCGCCAATAAAGGACTTTATGAAAGAAGCCTATTTTGTTCCAATCACAAAGCCGTTAGTTGAATTATTGGAAGAATTTAAATTAAAGCAGCTTCATATGGCAATAGTTATTGATGAATACGGCGGAACACAGGGAATTGTAACGATTGAAGACTTGCTGGAGGAAATTGTTGGGGAAATAAGGGATGAATTTGATCAGGAAGAGGAAAACATTCAGCAAATTCGTGAAAAAATATTTGATATAAAAGGGGACACGCCTATCGAAGAAGTCAATGACAAGCTGGGAATAGAAATACCGTTATCTGAAGAATACGACACTATTTCAGGGTATATTCAAGACAAGCTGGGAAAAGTTGCCGATGTCTTTGATCAGGTAAAAGACAATAATTTTGTATTAAAAGTTACTGACGTCGATAATAAGCGTGTTGAGAGAGTAAGGGCGATCATTATTGAACAGCAGGAAGAAGAAAAAGAAAAATAA
- the accB gene encoding acetyl-CoA carboxylase biotin carboxyl carrier protein, whose protein sequence is MRDKIKFIEKLAESMNENKIESVRYEDNNFEVSLTKKRKERNVIFSSPMAQPVAAANIQKEAQTQEPEASVETVAIPEEISGTKITSPMVGTFYASPSPTAGPFVKEGDSVTEGQTLCIVEAMKLMNEVKSTVSGKVKKILVNDKDSIKKGQTLMIIE, encoded by the coding sequence ATGAGAGATAAAATTAAATTTATTGAAAAATTAGCTGAAAGTATGAATGAAAATAAGATTGAGTCAGTAAGGTATGAAGATAACAATTTTGAAGTTTCATTAACAAAAAAAAGAAAAGAAAGAAATGTTATTTTTAGCAGTCCAATGGCTCAACCTGTAGCGGCAGCAAATATCCAGAAAGAAGCACAAACTCAGGAACCAGAGGCATCAGTTGAAACAGTGGCCATTCCCGAAGAAATTTCAGGGACAAAAATTACTTCCCCTATGGTTGGAACTTTTTATGCCTCGCCATCTCCAACAGCTGGTCCCTTCGTAAAAGAAGGGGATTCTGTAACAGAAGGGCAGACACTTTGTATCGTAGAGGCAATGAAACTTATGAATGAAGTAAAATCAACAGTTTCGGGGAAAGTGAAAAAAATATTGGTAAATGACAAAGATAGTATAAAAAAAGGGCAGACATTGATGATTATTGAGTAA
- the folD gene encoding bifunctional methylenetetrahydrofolate dehydrogenase/methenyltetrahydrofolate cyclohydrolase FolD codes for MTIIDGKALSEKVLKEIEKEHSELEKKAGRKAGLAVIMAGENPASQIYVRNKIRACERVGFHSETIRFDENISEESLLLEIEKLNNNSNIDGILVQLPIPKHIDDLKVINAISAEKDVDGFHTTNIGKMMIGDETGFLSCTPAGVIQMFEEYNIDLEGKDVLVIGQSNIVGKPMTLLLIKKRATVQVCNSKTKNLSEKLQKADIVIAAAGSPKLVKAADVKEGAVVIDVGINRVGGKLCGDVDFEEVSKKASFITPVPGGVGPMTIAMLIKNTFKSYKQKIDN; via the coding sequence ATGACTATAATTGATGGAAAGGCGCTTTCAGAAAAAGTTTTGAAAGAAATTGAAAAAGAGCATAGTGAACTGGAAAAAAAAGCTGGCAGAAAAGCTGGACTTGCAGTAATTATGGCAGGAGAAAATCCCGCTTCACAAATTTATGTAAGAAATAAAATAAGAGCTTGTGAGAGAGTTGGATTTCATTCTGAAACAATTAGGTTTGATGAAAATATTTCAGAAGAAAGTTTGCTTTTAGAAATTGAAAAATTAAATAATAATAGCAATATAGACGGGATTTTGGTACAATTACCAATTCCAAAGCATATTGATGATTTGAAGGTTATAAATGCAATTTCAGCCGAAAAGGATGTTGACGGTTTTCACACAACAAACATTGGTAAAATGATGATTGGAGATGAAACAGGATTTTTATCTTGCACACCGGCTGGAGTGATTCAGATGTTTGAAGAATACAATATTGACTTGGAAGGAAAGGATGTCCTTGTAATTGGGCAAAGCAATATCGTAGGAAAGCCAATGACACTTTTGCTTATAAAAAAACGTGCAACGGTTCAGGTATGTAATTCAAAAACAAAAAATCTATCTGAAAAATTACAGAAAGCTGATATAGTGATAGCCGCCGCAGGTTCTCCAAAATTAGTGAAGGCAGCCGATGTAAAGGAAGGCGCCGTTGTAATTGATGTCGGAATAAACCGTGTGGGTGGAAAACTGTGCGGAGATGTGGATTTTGAGGAAGTTTCTAAAAAAGCCTCTTTTATTACTCCAGTTCCCGGCGGTGTTGGCCCAATGACAATTGCAATGCTGATAAAAAATACATTTAAGTCTTATAAACAGAAAATAGACAATTAA
- a CDS encoding redox-sensing transcriptional repressor Rex, whose translation MKLKKLEISERVVQRLTEYLSILKEAQKQYNEINSIELAKIMNTTSAQVRKDLSTFGEFGVRGKGYDIDNLIEIITKILGIDKINHVIIVGHGKMGEMISSNLDVLGEGFKIVGIFDKDKNKIGKITANNLIVQDIQNVDEFIKNMKNDFDIRIDTAILAVVKEQAQIAAEGLVRSGICAILNMTTYKLELAENVKVVDMDISAKLQELNFWRLNNANQKI comes from the coding sequence ATGAAATTAAAAAAATTGGAAATTTCTGAAAGAGTTGTACAAAGATTGACAGAATATTTATCTATTCTAAAAGAAGCTCAAAAGCAGTATAACGAAATAAATTCCATTGAGCTTGCTAAAATTATGAACACCACTTCCGCTCAGGTACGTAAAGATTTATCGACATTTGGCGAGTTTGGTGTGCGAGGGAAGGGTTATGATATTGATAATTTGATAGAAATTATTACAAAAATTCTTGGAATTGATAAAATTAACCATGTTATAATTGTAGGACATGGTAAAATGGGAGAAATGATTTCCTCAAATCTTGATGTTCTAGGTGAAGGATTTAAAATTGTTGGAATATTTGATAAGGATAAGAATAAAATTGGAAAAATAACAGCAAACAATTTAATCGTTCAGGATATACAAAATGTTGATGAATTTATAAAAAATATGAAAAATGATTTTGACATAAGAATTGATACGGCTATTTTGGCAGTTGTGAAGGAACAGGCGCAAATTGCGGCAGAAGGGCTTGTAAGAAGTGGTATCTGTGCGATTCTTAACATGACTACTTACAAGCTGGAATTGGCTGAAAATGTAAAAGTTGTAGATATGGATATTTCTGCAAAGTTACAGGAACTAAATTTTTGGCGGTTAAATAATGCAAATCAGAAAATATAA
- the fmt gene encoding methionyl-tRNA formyltransferase → MKTIFMGTPEFAIPSLEVVFKNTDLRLIFTKEDKINARGNKIIFSPVKQFGIDNDVEIIQPQKMKDEEVINKIKEINPDLIVVVAYGKILPKEIIDIPKYGIINVHSSLLPKYRGASPIHSAILNGDVETGVSIMYIEEGLDSGDVILKEYCEITEDDTLGTLHDKLKDLGAAGLKKALKLIENGEVQAEKQDDSKATLVKPITKEQAKINWDNTKEVIYNQIRGLNPFPAAHTSNEKGENIKIYKSEKIEKKYEDETENGTIVEIINKKGPVVKVANGGLLILEAKFEGKKLQKGVDIINGRKMVIGEKLLYSSSSLKQE, encoded by the coding sequence ATGAAAACAATATTTATGGGAACGCCAGAATTTGCAATACCAAGTCTGGAAGTTGTGTTTAAAAATACTGACTTGCGGCTTATTTTCACAAAAGAGGATAAAATAAATGCTAGAGGAAATAAAATTATATTTTCCCCTGTGAAGCAGTTTGGAATTGACAATGATGTTGAAATTATTCAGCCCCAAAAAATGAAGGATGAAGAAGTTATAAACAAAATTAAGGAAATAAATCCTGATTTAATTGTGGTTGTAGCTTATGGGAAAATTTTGCCAAAAGAAATAATTGATATTCCAAAATATGGGATAATAAATGTACATTCCTCGCTTTTACCAAAATATAGAGGAGCTTCGCCTATCCATTCTGCCATTTTAAACGGTGATGTTGAAACAGGCGTGAGCATAATGTACATTGAGGAAGGGCTTGATTCTGGAGATGTGATTTTAAAGGAATATTGTGAAATTACAGAAGATGATACGCTTGGAACTCTGCACGATAAATTAAAGGATTTGGGAGCAGCTGGACTTAAAAAGGCGTTAAAATTGATTGAAAATGGGGAAGTTCAGGCAGAAAAGCAGGATGATAGCAAAGCCACTTTAGTAAAGCCTATTACAAAGGAGCAGGCAAAAATCAACTGGGATAACACAAAAGAAGTTATTTACAATCAGATTCGTGGATTAAATCCATTTCCAGCGGCACATACTTCCAATGAAAAAGGCGAAAACATAAAAATTTACAAAAGCGAAAAAATTGAAAAAAAATATGAAGATGAAACAGAAAATGGTACAATTGTCGAAATTATCAATAAAAAAGGGCCTGTTGTAAAAGTTGCAAATGGAGGATTATTGATTTTGGAGGCAAAATTTGAAGGGAAAAAACTTCAAAAGGGAGTAGATATTATTAATGGGCGTAAAATGGTAATTGGAGAAAAATTATTGTATAGCAGTTCTAGTTTAAAACAAGAGTAG
- the def gene encoding peptide deformylase yields MKIVLYGHPTLREKSEKVDAVDDNVRETLDEMVALMRKANGVGLAANQVDIAKRFFVLEHDGVVKKVVNPEILEFSEEITDMEEGCLSIPGVFKKVNRPAKIKVKYLNENGEEVVEELDEMWARAFQHEFDHIEGILFTDKLSIMNKRLVAKKLDVLKKDFAKGRIYRELD; encoded by the coding sequence ATGAAAATAGTTTTATATGGACATCCAACTTTACGTGAAAAATCAGAAAAAGTTGATGCAGTTGACGACAATGTAAGGGAAACTCTGGATGAAATGGTTGCCCTTATGAGAAAGGCTAATGGCGTGGGGCTTGCTGCAAATCAGGTGGACATTGCCAAAAGATTTTTTGTGCTGGAACATGATGGAGTTGTGAAAAAGGTTGTTAATCCGGAAATTTTGGAGTTTTCTGAGGAAATTACAGATATGGAGGAAGGATGCTTGAGCATTCCAGGAGTTTTTAAGAAAGTAAACCGTCCTGCGAAAATCAAAGTGAAATATTTGAATGAAAATGGAGAAGAAGTTGTTGAAGAACTGGACGAAATGTGGGCTAGAGCATTTCAGCACGAATTTGATCACATAGAAGGGATTCTGTTTACAGACAAACTTTCGATTATGAATAAAAGATTAGTTGCAAAAAAATTAGATGTCTTGAAAAAAGATTTTGCAAAAGGCAGAATTTACAGGGAGTTGGATTAG
- a CDS encoding DMT family transporter — protein sequence MKQYLADFGLLFVGIFWGLGFVFVKLGLNTGVDPFYLSAVRFLVGGLILYGIFFRKVGKFTKKDILAGVIVGIFQFFGYAFQTYGAMLTTASKNAFFTSINVVIVPYIFWFLHKKRPDIFAFLASVICVMGVAVISFDRKLNIANLNFGDILTIISAVFFAGQIATNGYFSKKVEPLKLVVIQMFAAGILFAVNLFIFSDVSKIQKPAGMTLIAIIYLTIFSTAIPTVLQTFCQKYTTSTRASILMSTESLFAPLFAFFILSERLSLRVAVGAGLVLFAVLVSETKLGLKKIEE from the coding sequence GTGAAACAGTATTTAGCAGATTTTGGACTACTTTTTGTGGGGATATTTTGGGGACTTGGGTTTGTATTTGTGAAGCTTGGGCTGAATACAGGAGTTGATCCGTTTTATTTATCAGCGGTTAGATTTCTTGTGGGAGGGCTTATTCTTTATGGAATTTTCTTTAGAAAAGTTGGTAAATTTACGAAAAAGGATATTTTGGCTGGAGTAATTGTTGGAATTTTTCAATTTTTTGGATATGCTTTCCAGACTTATGGGGCAATGCTCACAACTGCCAGTAAAAATGCCTTTTTTACATCGATTAACGTTGTAATTGTTCCCTATATTTTTTGGTTTTTGCATAAAAAGCGTCCTGATATTTTTGCATTTTTGGCTTCAGTTATTTGTGTAATGGGAGTTGCTGTGATAAGTTTTGACAGGAAGCTGAATATTGCAAATCTTAATTTTGGGGATATTCTGACGATTATAAGTGCAGTATTTTTTGCAGGACAGATTGCTACAAATGGATATTTCAGCAAAAAAGTTGAGCCGTTAAAGCTTGTTGTTATACAGATGTTTGCGGCTGGAATATTGTTTGCTGTAAATCTTTTTATTTTTTCAGATGTGAGTAAAATTCAAAAGCCTGCCGGAATGACACTAATTGCAATAATTTATTTAACAATCTTTTCAACAGCGATACCAACAGTGTTGCAGACATTTTGCCAAAAATACACAACTTCCACAAGAGCCTCGATATTAATGTCAACGGAATCGCTCTTTGCGCCACTTTTTGCATTTTTTATACTAAGTGAGAGATTATCGCTTAGAGTGGCAGTTGGGGCTGGACTGGTTCTTTTTGCGGTGCTTGTGTCGGAAACGAAATTGGGACTTAAGAAAATTGAGGAATAA